The Candidatus Bathyarchaeota archaeon region AGCGGCGTTCGCTGGGCACCCAAGCCTAAAACACGTGGTTATTGTGGATGGGGACGTAGATGTTTTTAACATGGAAGAAGTTGAGTGGGCGATAGCGACCCGTTTCCAAGCTGATGAGGATCTTATCGTTATCACGCGAGCTAGGGGATCAACCTTGGATCCCTCGGGAAATCAGAGGGATGGATTGACGGCTAAAATTGGCATAGATGCCACCCGCCCACTCAGCGATCCGGCGGAAAAGTTCTTGAAGGCCAAAATCCCATTATCCAACAAGATTAGGGCGTGTATAGAAAAAATCAAGACCGGAATGGCGAAAAACGATTAATCAAGACCCGCTACATGCCTTATTTATACATTCCTGGAGCGAGGCAAAACGAACCCCAACCTTACACATATTTGGTGCATAGTATGCCGTCTTGGCAGAGTTTGTCATCAACGTTTGCACACCCATCTCTTTAAGCCATGTTACGACCGCGCATGTGTCGCAGATAACTTTTCCGCCAGCAGCCTCGATCTGGCTTACGTATGCTGACGCGGCATTTTTGATGTACCTAGAAGTACATACCCATAGCCTAACACCTCTTTTCACTTTTCTGCCTCTTAAAAGAAATGCAACCGTCTCTAGTTCATGCAACGAAGAATGAGGACATCCTATAAATATCATGTCAGGTTCCTCATCAGTTGTTGATAGCCTCTCGAAAGTCTCATTCAACTCTTTGGCCTCAACACTCAGAGTATCTGATATTGAGAACTCTTCGACCTGTAAGTATGAGGGGTAAAAGAATGAGACCATTCCAGAAGAAGCCAACGCCGCCCCCATCTGCTTTAGACAGAACTCTTCTAGACTTGGAAGGCCTTTAAACACCGGGATCTTGTCCCTTACAACCTTTCCAAGGAGTATTCCAAGAGCACCAAACTCAGCCTCATTTGAGAGTTTTACGTTAACATCAACGCCTATTTCCGGTCTCCGATTTTCAGGCCTGTGTAAACCATAGTCCGGCGTCTTTCCAATAAGAGCTGCTGCAAGCGCGCTCGGTCCACCCTCACGGTTAGTCCATGCGTTAAGTATAGAGTTCGCGTAAACTACGGCGGATGACTCTGCCCATGCAAGGTGGCTACCCTTTCTGGGTCTCCTCAAGTAATATGGTGTGCAGGTTAAAACTGGAAGAAACTTCATTCCCTCATATACTCTGATTACCTCAAGCTGCTTTTCAAGTATCGATTCTGAAAAATTGAACTCATCTAACCGCATGCTGTCAAAGCCTGCTGGATTAGTTGTGGTCTCAACTTCAGCAATGGCTCCGGACTCAAATAGGTTTCTGAGAAATTCGATCGGCGCATCGCCTATAGTCTTATAGGAGACGCCTGAAACATGGGCAGACCGTATGGGTATTAGTCTCTTCGCACCATACAGGTCTCCAAGCTTGACGAGGATCTTCATCGCTACTTGATAGGCCCACCCCCTCTCCCCATTTAATATCTTCTCTTCCTCGGTGGTTAGATGCACCATTGCCTCCTCCTTTAGGAAAGAAGAGAGCTGGAAACCTTATCTAT contains the following coding sequences:
- a CDS encoding aconitase X catalytic domain-containing protein, with the protein product MVHLTTEEEKILNGERGWAYQVAMKILVKLGDLYGAKRLIPIRSAHVSGVSYKTIGDAPIEFLRNLFESGAIAEVETTTNPAGFDSMRLDEFNFSESILEKQLEVIRVYEGMKFLPVLTCTPYYLRRPRKGSHLAWAESSAVVYANSILNAWTNREGGPSALAAALIGKTPDYGLHRPENRRPEIGVDVNVKLSNEAEFGALGILLGKVVRDKIPVFKGLPSLEEFCLKQMGAALASSGMVSFFYPSYLQVEEFSISDTLSVEAKELNETFERLSTTDEEPDMIFIGCPHSSLHELETVAFLLRGRKVKRGVRLWVCTSRYIKNAASAYVSQIEAAGGKVICDTCAVVTWLKEMGVQTLMTNSAKTAYYAPNMCKVGVRFASLQECINKACSGS